The Kitasatospora paranensis genome has a window encoding:
- the rpsA gene encoding 30S ribosomal protein S1, whose product MTSPTDTSVSTTPQVAVNDIGDAEAFLAAIDETIKYFNDGDIVEGIIVKVDRDEVLLDIGYKTEGVIPSRELSIKHDVDPHEVVKVGDEIEALVLQKEDKEGRLILSKKRAQYERAWGTIEKIKEEDGIVTGTVIEVVKGGLILDIGLRGFLPASLVEMRRVRDLQPYVGKELEAKIIELDKNRNNVVLSRRAWLEQTQSEVRQTFLTTLQKGQVRSGVVSSIVNFGAFVDLGGVDGLVHVSELSWKHIDHPSEVVEVGQEVTVEVLDVDMDRERVSLSLKATQEDPWQQFARTHQIGQVVPGKVTKLVPFGAFVRVDEGIEGLVHISELAERHVEIPEQVVQVGDEIFVKVIDIDLERRRISLSLKQANESLGADPASVEFDPTLYGMAASYDDQGNYIYPEGFDPEANDWLPGFEKQREEWERQYAEAQARFEQHQAQVIKSREADAAAAAEAGEEAPVSSGGGSSYSSSSDEGSGALASDEALAALREKLAGGQS is encoded by the coding sequence GCACCACCCCGCAGGTCGCGGTCAACGACATCGGCGACGCGGAAGCGTTCCTCGCGGCGATCGACGAGACCATCAAGTACTTCAACGATGGCGACATCGTCGAGGGCATCATCGTGAAGGTCGACCGTGACGAGGTCCTCCTCGACATCGGTTACAAGACCGAGGGTGTCATCCCCTCCCGCGAGCTCTCGATCAAGCACGACGTTGACCCGCACGAGGTCGTCAAGGTCGGCGACGAGATCGAGGCCCTGGTTCTCCAGAAGGAGGACAAGGAGGGTCGTCTGATCCTGTCCAAGAAGCGTGCGCAGTACGAGCGCGCTTGGGGCACGATCGAGAAGATCAAGGAAGAGGACGGGATCGTCACCGGTACCGTCATCGAGGTCGTCAAGGGTGGTCTCATCCTCGACATCGGCCTCCGCGGCTTCCTCCCGGCCTCCCTGGTCGAGATGCGCCGCGTCCGCGACCTCCAGCCGTACGTCGGCAAGGAGCTCGAGGCCAAGATCATCGAGCTGGACAAGAACCGCAACAACGTGGTCCTGTCCCGCCGTGCCTGGCTGGAGCAGACCCAGAGCGAGGTCCGCCAGACCTTCCTCACCACCCTGCAGAAGGGCCAGGTGCGCTCCGGCGTCGTCTCCTCGATCGTCAACTTCGGTGCCTTCGTGGACCTGGGTGGCGTCGACGGCCTCGTGCACGTCTCCGAGCTGTCCTGGAAGCACATCGACCACCCGTCCGAGGTTGTCGAGGTCGGCCAGGAGGTCACCGTCGAGGTTCTCGACGTGGACATGGACCGCGAGCGCGTCTCCCTGTCGCTGAAGGCGACCCAGGAGGACCCGTGGCAGCAGTTCGCCCGGACGCACCAGATCGGCCAGGTCGTCCCCGGCAAGGTCACCAAGCTGGTTCCGTTCGGTGCGTTCGTCCGCGTGGACGAGGGCATCGAGGGTCTGGTCCACATCTCCGAGCTGGCCGAGCGCCACGTCGAGATCCCGGAGCAGGTCGTCCAGGTCGGCGACGAGATCTTCGTCAAGGTCATCGACATCGACCTCGAGCGTCGTCGCATCAGCCTCTCGCTGAAGCAGGCCAACGAGTCCCTCGGTGCCGACCCGGCGTCGGTCGAGTTCGACCCGACCCTGTACGGCATGGCTGCCTCGTACGACGACCAGGGCAACTACATCTACCCGGAGGGCTTCGACCCCGAGGCGAACGACTGGCTGCCCGGCTTCGAGAAGCAGCGTGAGGAGTGGGAGCGGCAGTACGCCGAGGCCCAGGCCCGCTTCGAGCAGCACCAGGCCCAGGTCATCAAGAGCCGTGAGGCCGACGCGGCGGCTGCCGCCGAGGCCGGCGAGGAAGCCCCGGTCTCCAGCGGTGGCGGCTCGTCGTACTCCTCCAGCAGCGACGAGGGCTCCGGCGCTCTCGCTTCGGACGAGGCGCTCGCCGCGCTCCGCGAGAAGCTGGCCGGCGGCCAGAGCTGA